The following coding sequences lie in one Jonesia denitrificans DSM 20603 genomic window:
- a CDS encoding HAD family hydrolase, translating into MTLSLPRPRALLLDFGGVVFLTTKNPAGPSEATNRLAAILARAGHEVNREALSASISAGHTALKHWKHASSRRRHPKELSHREIVMDFLTSDLPDAHRHTLATEARRVLHDINSVMSHHTVRTGIFDLLAVAREHDIPVVIVSNAHSGDNHRRLLRAHGLDHLITAQIYSDEVGIRKPNPEMIELGAAAAGVDPHECWYVGDTMDRDVVTGRRAGVGAVFLTTSQHTANPPFAVADAPDAIVAEPADLVPLFAEALTRTVTPPAVPSSQSDNDGKRERPVLFLDHGGVISTSHSDDTLLTPFMSQVAQLLSRAGRAVSVDEVRHLLTSARAAHKDWKAQRRWEFDATGQPLREITAREFWVDLFGGPLSDQERALLRTEAVALMAAYGRAKSRRTQRPGIHDLVAACHSAQVPVVVVSNTVSGVAVRAECAAIGIDQFIAAYVCSDEVGVRKPDARILEHAVAVVNADPATSWFVGDKPENDAVVARSVGVANRVVMRGGATPDHLLEEALNSGLATHIVDSPRGVLDAMTILGRPDVPAIHV; encoded by the coding sequence GTGACCCTCTCACTGCCCCGCCCACGCGCGCTCCTCCTCGATTTCGGCGGCGTTGTCTTCCTCACCACAAAAAATCCTGCCGGACCCAGCGAAGCAACCAACCGACTCGCCGCGATTCTCGCCCGAGCGGGACACGAGGTAAACCGTGAAGCCCTCAGCGCATCGATCAGCGCTGGCCACACGGCACTCAAACACTGGAAGCACGCCTCCTCGCGGCGTCGCCACCCCAAAGAACTCAGCCACCGCGAGATCGTCATGGATTTCCTCACCTCCGACCTACCCGACGCTCACCGGCACACACTCGCCACAGAAGCGCGGCGAGTGCTGCACGACATCAACTCGGTCATGTCCCACCACACGGTGCGCACCGGAATCTTCGACCTCCTAGCGGTGGCGCGCGAACATGACATCCCCGTCGTCATCGTGTCCAACGCCCACTCAGGAGACAACCACCGCCGACTCTTGCGCGCCCACGGGCTCGACCACCTCATCACCGCGCAGATCTATTCCGATGAAGTAGGGATCCGTAAACCCAACCCCGAAATGATTGAGCTGGGTGCCGCCGCTGCTGGTGTGGACCCGCACGAATGCTGGTACGTCGGGGACACGATGGACCGAGACGTCGTCACCGGCCGTAGGGCTGGAGTTGGGGCAGTTTTCCTCACCACCTCCCAGCACACGGCGAACCCGCCATTTGCAGTTGCCGATGCGCCAGACGCGATCGTTGCTGAACCGGCTGACCTGGTTCCCCTGTTCGCAGAGGCGTTGACCAGAACTGTTACCCCGCCCGCAGTTCCCTCAAGCCAAAGCGACAACGACGGGAAGCGGGAACGGCCCGTGTTGTTCCTTGACCACGGCGGAGTCATTTCCACGTCTCACAGTGATGACACGTTACTCACTCCGTTCATGTCCCAGGTGGCGCAGCTGCTATCTCGGGCGGGACGTGCGGTCTCTGTGGACGAGGTGCGTCACCTTCTCACCTCTGCTCGGGCCGCCCACAAAGACTGGAAAGCGCAACGCCGGTGGGAGTTTGATGCCACCGGTCAGCCGTTACGTGAGATCACTGCACGTGAGTTTTGGGTGGACCTCTTTGGTGGTCCGCTCAGCGACCAGGAGCGTGCGCTCCTGCGCACGGAAGCAGTCGCTCTCATGGCAGCGTATGGGCGTGCGAAGTCACGGCGCACTCAGCGCCCGGGGATTCATGACCTGGTTGCCGCATGCCACAGCGCGCAGGTGCCGGTTGTCGTGGTGTCGAACACGGTCAGTGGGGTTGCAGTGCGCGCTGAGTGCGCGGCGATTGGCATTGATCAGTTCATTGCCGCGTACGTGTGCTCAGACGAAGTTGGAGTGCGTAAACCAGACGCCCGAATCCTTGAGCATGCGGTTGCAGTAGTGAACGCTGACCCGGCGACCAGCTGGTTTGTGGGGGACAAACCAGAAAACGATGCGGTTGTTGCGCGCAGTGTGGGGGTGGCCAACCGCGTGGTGATGCGCGGTGGAGCAACCCCTGATCACCTCCTTGAGGAGGCATTGAACTCGGGGTTAGCCACGCACATTGTGGATTCACCCCGTGGCGTCTTGGACGCTATGACCATCCTTGGTCGCCCTGATGTTCCTGCTATTCACGTGTAA
- a CDS encoding LLM class flavin-dependent oxidoreductase yields MPDYGKPLTFGAFITPSLSDPQAPVRLARHAEDVGFDLVTFQDHPYQPGFHDTWTLLSYVAAETSTVRLAGNVMNLPLNNPVRLARQIASLDLLSGGRIELGLGAGIFWDAIEAMGAPRLSAGESVTGLGEAIDIIRDTWDTSSRARFVHQGTIHRVNGAKRGPAPAHQPKIWVGALKPRMLRLIGRQADGWLPSLSYLSSLQELAVGQAIIDRAAADADRNPADIDRLLNIHGTLNAGSGGDTGGTVFHGSADSWARDVANIAREFGVSTFIYASDSEADLERFAHEVAPKARDYLAQARAAGDGVRVRAVAPGRRGGHFRASGPKPDADLSDAISYDALPARLRDIALTPRDAGYDDVRSTYMAKGHPGLVVMARDVEDVQAAVSFAHEHAHVPLSVRSGGHGLAGQSTNTGGILVDVSSLASVKVRDRASRLVRAQTGALWGDVADRLGPLGWAMTSGNIGDVGVGGLATGGGLGYLARAHGMTVDHIRSARIVTADGQWVHATPETHPDLLWAIRGAGSSFGIVTDIDFQALDVDKVVFAQFMLSVSDPAAFIEHWSALMDAAPRELTTFIFLDRTPTVGVVAQIFAMWANDDSDTAIIYLERLLNLGDPLQQQAHLMPYSQVMAPTHQRHTGQQTIHVRNGYLTSTSASSAAAVAAMLTHDGVMRVELRSVGGAINDLPSNATAFAHRSASVHVTTWFYPGDIAEHDNTWATWEHHRTGMYAGYSSDTRIERLSDAYPGDTLTRLTALKHQWDPDHLFRSGLAIPPTAHQ; encoded by the coding sequence ATGCCTGACTATGGGAAACCCCTCACTTTTGGGGCTTTCATTACGCCATCACTTTCCGACCCTCAAGCCCCCGTGCGACTGGCACGTCACGCAGAAGACGTGGGGTTTGACCTGGTCACTTTTCAGGATCACCCCTACCAACCTGGTTTCCATGACACATGGACCTTGCTCAGTTATGTGGCTGCTGAAACGTCAACGGTGCGCCTGGCAGGCAATGTTATGAACCTGCCGCTGAACAACCCGGTGCGGCTGGCCCGGCAGATCGCATCGTTGGATCTGCTCAGTGGTGGGCGCATCGAATTGGGCTTGGGGGCAGGTATTTTTTGGGATGCCATCGAGGCCATGGGGGCGCCTCGATTGAGCGCCGGGGAGTCGGTGACCGGGTTGGGTGAAGCCATCGACATTATCCGTGACACCTGGGACACCAGCTCACGGGCTCGTTTTGTCCACCAAGGCACGATTCACCGGGTGAACGGGGCGAAACGTGGCCCAGCGCCTGCGCATCAACCCAAGATTTGGGTGGGCGCTCTCAAACCGCGCATGCTGCGGCTTATTGGGCGGCAAGCTGATGGCTGGTTACCGTCGTTGTCGTACTTGTCCTCGTTGCAGGAGTTAGCGGTGGGGCAGGCCATTATTGACCGTGCCGCGGCTGACGCGGACCGAAACCCTGCCGACATTGACCGGCTGTTGAACATTCACGGCACACTCAATGCGGGGTCGGGCGGTGACACTGGCGGCACGGTCTTCCACGGGTCCGCAGACAGTTGGGCTCGTGACGTGGCCAATATTGCCCGCGAGTTTGGGGTGTCCACGTTTATTTATGCCTCGGATAGTGAGGCGGACCTGGAACGATTCGCGCACGAGGTGGCACCTAAGGCCCGCGACTACTTGGCGCAGGCGCGTGCCGCTGGCGACGGGGTGCGGGTGCGGGCGGTTGCTCCGGGGCGGCGCGGCGGCCATTTCCGGGCCAGTGGTCCAAAACCTGATGCTGACCTCAGTGACGCTATCTCTTATGATGCGCTCCCTGCCCGGTTGCGGGACATCGCGTTGACGCCGCGTGACGCTGGATATGACGATGTGCGCTCCACCTACATGGCCAAGGGACACCCGGGGCTGGTGGTCATGGCCAGGGATGTAGAGGACGTGCAGGCTGCGGTGTCGTTTGCTCATGAGCACGCGCATGTGCCGTTGTCGGTGCGTTCTGGGGGGCACGGGCTCGCGGGTCAATCCACAAACACAGGTGGGATTCTTGTTGATGTGTCCTCCCTTGCTTCGGTGAAGGTTCGTGACCGCGCTAGCCGCTTGGTGCGGGCCCAAACTGGTGCTTTGTGGGGGGACGTCGCAGACCGGTTAGGTCCCCTAGGGTGGGCTATGACCAGCGGCAATATTGGCGATGTGGGGGTTGGCGGCCTCGCAACAGGTGGCGGTTTAGGTTATCTTGCGCGGGCACACGGTATGACCGTTGACCATATCCGTTCGGCACGTATCGTCACCGCAGACGGGCAGTGGGTACACGCCACACCGGAAACACACCCTGATTTGTTGTGGGCAATCCGCGGTGCAGGTTCCTCCTTTGGGATCGTCACCGACATTGACTTCCAAGCCCTTGACGTCGACAAAGTCGTGTTCGCTCAATTTATGCTGTCTGTCAGCGACCCGGCAGCATTCATCGAACACTGGTCCGCGCTCATGGACGCGGCCCCCCGTGAACTCACCACATTCATTTTTCTCGACCGCACCCCCACCGTTGGTGTTGTCGCCCAAATATTTGCCATGTGGGCTAACGACGACTCAGACACCGCGATCATTTACCTCGAACGACTCCTCAACCTCGGAGACCCACTCCAACAACAAGCCCACCTCATGCCCTACAGCCAAGTCATGGCGCCCACCCACCAACGCCACACGGGGCAACAAACCATCCACGTCCGCAACGGGTACCTCACCTCAACGAGCGCATCGTCAGCCGCCGCAGTCGCAGCGATGCTCACCCATGACGGGGTCATGCGCGTCGAACTGCGGTCCGTCGGAGGAGCCATCAACGACCTCCCCAGCAATGCCACCGCGTTCGCGCACCGCAGCGCATCAGTGCACGTCACCACCTGGTTCTACCCTGGTGACATTGCTGAACATGACAACACGTGGGCCACCTGGGAACACCACCGCACCGGAATGTACGCGGGCTACTCCTCCGACACCCGTATCGAACGGCTCAGCGACGCCTACCCAGGTGACACCCTCACCCGGTTGACCGCACTCAAACACCAGTGGGACCCTGACCACCTGTTCCGCTCCGGCCTTGCCATCCCACCCACCGCACACCAATAA
- a CDS encoding energy-coupling factor transporter transmembrane component T family protein, with product MRRHHDVLSVEWVKLELIRTAYATRGGLFSTLDPRMVVIWYLVLAIVPWFTHNLTTLAGLFLLGCVSVAIARVGPLLLGLFIIGLGIETVYVFIAAWLFGGDLNTVIALAELTLKLGAVSLASMAAFVSLDPEKLSDAMLAFRMPHMVTFGVSYGYRMLPILIEQFSTVFENYRLRSAPVAKKGLLGWRVLAQWCRLAVLTFYPIFLNTAKSVRTTVESLEARGFTYATVDGRGRQIRLAYLRFTGKDWAVLGVTLALVALVFWAGSLAPLYR from the coding sequence ATGCGCCGCCATCACGACGTACTTTCCGTTGAATGGGTCAAACTTGAACTCATCCGTACCGCTTACGCCACCCGAGGTGGCCTGTTCTCCACCCTTGACCCCCGCATGGTTGTCATCTGGTATCTCGTCCTTGCCATCGTCCCGTGGTTTACCCACAACCTCACGACACTTGCTGGCCTTTTCCTCTTGGGGTGCGTGTCCGTCGCGATTGCCCGAGTTGGCCCTCTCCTGTTGGGTTTGTTCATCATTGGGCTTGGGATCGAAACGGTCTACGTGTTCATCGCGGCGTGGCTCTTCGGAGGGGACCTCAATACCGTGATCGCGCTGGCCGAGCTCACATTGAAACTGGGTGCAGTGTCGCTGGCGTCGATGGCTGCGTTTGTGTCCTTGGATCCGGAAAAGCTTTCCGATGCGATGCTTGCGTTTCGTATGCCCCACATGGTGACGTTTGGGGTGTCGTATGGGTACCGGATGTTGCCGATCCTCATTGAACAGTTCTCCACTGTGTTTGAGAACTACCGGTTACGGTCAGCACCTGTGGCAAAGAAAGGACTGCTGGGGTGGCGTGTTCTCGCCCAGTGGTGCCGACTCGCGGTTCTCACGTTTTACCCGATTTTCCTGAACACCGCGAAGTCGGTGCGGACAACAGTTGAGTCGTTGGAGGCGCGCGGGTTCACGTACGCGACGGTTGACGGTCGTGGCCGGCAGATTCGTTTGGCGTACTTACGATTCACGGGCAAAGACTGGGCTGTGCTGGGTGTCACTCTCGCCCTTGTTGCACTGGTGTTCTGGGCTGGTTCCCTTGCGCCCCTGTACCGGTAG
- a CDS encoding NADH:flavin oxidoreductase/NADH oxidase yields MTTTLFTPYTIRQHTIANRLWVAPMCQYSADDNGMPTAWHQVHYGQFATGGAGLIMVEATAVTPEGRITPSDLGIWDDAHITAFTPITQFLTDHGATPAIQLAHAGRKASTWPPTTGNSGTIPPTQGGWETLAPSALPFGSESGVPEADQYATPRAMTEDDITSVIANFVAAATRAIAAGFQVLEVHAAHGYLLHEFLSPLTNTRTDQWGGDITNRSRLAVNIVAAIRERHPEVPLFVRISATDWVDGGYTLDDATITSQLLRDAGADLIDVSTGGNVARAPIPAAPGYQIPHAEHIARNANIAVSGVGMITDPHQADSYIREGRVDAIMVARHMMRDPHFALRAADTLGQDVHWPAQYSRAQGFPA; encoded by the coding sequence GTGACCACAACACTTTTCACCCCATACACAATCCGCCAGCACACCATTGCCAACCGTTTGTGGGTTGCGCCCATGTGCCAATACTCTGCCGACGACAACGGGATGCCCACCGCCTGGCACCAGGTCCACTACGGCCAATTCGCTACCGGCGGGGCCGGCCTCATCATGGTCGAAGCAACCGCTGTCACCCCTGAGGGGCGCATCACCCCCAGCGACCTCGGCATCTGGGACGACGCGCACATCACCGCATTCACACCCATCACCCAGTTCCTCACCGACCACGGCGCCACCCCTGCGATCCAACTGGCCCACGCCGGACGCAAAGCCTCCACGTGGCCCCCCACCACAGGTAACAGCGGAACCATCCCACCCACCCAAGGTGGCTGGGAAACACTCGCCCCCTCAGCACTCCCGTTCGGCAGCGAATCAGGGGTACCCGAAGCTGACCAGTACGCGACCCCACGGGCCATGACAGAAGACGACATCACCAGCGTCATTGCTAACTTCGTGGCCGCCGCAACCCGTGCGATCGCTGCCGGGTTTCAGGTCCTTGAAGTCCACGCAGCACACGGCTACCTGCTCCACGAATTCCTGTCCCCCCTCACCAACACCCGCACCGACCAGTGGGGTGGAGACATCACTAACCGGTCACGCCTCGCCGTGAACATTGTCGCGGCCATCCGGGAACGCCACCCTGAGGTCCCCCTTTTCGTGCGCATCTCCGCAACTGACTGGGTGGACGGCGGTTACACACTTGACGATGCGACCATCACCTCCCAGCTCCTGCGTGACGCTGGAGCTGACCTCATTGACGTGTCCACCGGAGGAAACGTCGCACGGGCACCGATCCCCGCAGCCCCCGGCTACCAAATCCCCCATGCAGAACACATCGCCCGCAACGCCAACATTGCTGTCAGCGGCGTGGGAATGATTACTGACCCTCACCAAGCTGACAGCTACATTCGCGAAGGACGAGTCGACGCGATCATGGTTGCCCGCCACATGATGCGTGACCCCCACTTCGCACTACGTGCCGCTGACACCCTGGGACAAGACGTGCACTGGCCCGCACAATACAGTCGCGCGCAAGGGTTCCCCGCCTAG
- the trxA gene encoding thioredoxin encodes MATVEITADNFRDHVSDKGIVLLDFWAAWCGPCQRFGPIFEKASEKHPDITFGKIDTDAQQELAAGFGITSIPTLYAFRDGVIVYSEPGAINGKQLDSLIEQIEALDMEKIHADIAEQQANAAS; translated from the coding sequence ATGGCTACAGTAGAAATCACCGCTGACAACTTCCGCGACCACGTCTCCGACAAAGGAATTGTGCTCCTCGACTTCTGGGCTGCCTGGTGCGGCCCGTGCCAGAGGTTCGGCCCCATTTTCGAGAAAGCGTCGGAGAAACACCCAGACATCACGTTCGGAAAAATCGACACCGACGCACAGCAGGAACTCGCCGCAGGTTTTGGCATCACCTCAATCCCCACGTTGTACGCGTTCCGTGACGGCGTGATTGTGTACTCCGAGCCCGGTGCCATCAACGGAAAACAATTGGACTCTCTCATCGAGCAGATCGAAGCACTCGACATGGAGAAAATCCACGCAGACATTGCCGAACAGCAAGCAAACGCCGCCTCCTAA
- a CDS encoding D-alanyl-D-alanine carboxypeptidase family protein, producing the protein MDGIAAISQRMMEIQTRINTISAPLAAPTQATATSASASGVTGTTAASALGALTGGTQGASFDTLLTQAITQAGGATATGTTTQVAAPAGPAPTWNAQGVPADLARYGNGKIPRDALTSVGNTGHKLWAPAGASLEKLLDAAARDGVNIGITDSYRPIDVQHDLVRRKGLYSQGGLAAAPGTSPHGWGIAVDLKLDSAAQAWMREHGGKYGFVEDTPREPWHWVYSTGRSGR; encoded by the coding sequence GTGGACGGAATCGCAGCGATCTCGCAGCGAATGATGGAAATCCAAACCCGGATCAACACCATCAGTGCGCCTCTTGCCGCACCCACGCAGGCCACCGCGACGAGCGCATCGGCCAGCGGCGTGACTGGCACAACCGCGGCGAGTGCGCTTGGTGCGCTCACCGGCGGAACTCAAGGGGCGTCGTTTGACACGCTCCTCACCCAGGCCATCACACAGGCCGGTGGTGCAACCGCGACCGGAACAACGACGCAGGTGGCGGCCCCCGCAGGGCCCGCCCCCACGTGGAACGCCCAAGGGGTCCCTGCTGACCTGGCTCGTTACGGAAACGGAAAAATCCCACGCGATGCACTCACATCCGTGGGAAATACGGGACACAAACTCTGGGCACCTGCGGGTGCATCGCTAGAGAAACTCTTAGACGCCGCCGCCCGCGATGGCGTGAACATTGGAATTACCGACTCTTACCGGCCCATCGACGTGCAACACGATCTGGTGCGCCGCAAAGGCTTGTACTCACAAGGTGGATTAGCGGCTGCGCCAGGCACCAGCCCGCACGGGTGGGGGATCGCTGTTGACCTGAAGCTCGACTCCGCCGCCCAAGCGTGGATGCGCGAACATGGTGGCAAGTACGGGTTTGTCGAGGACACCCCGCGTGAACCGTGGCACTGGGTGTACTCGACGGGCCGGTCAGGGCGGTAA
- a CDS encoding D-hexose-6-phosphate mutarotase encodes MTTAHDTSPDNVLTPAGTFTVRTWGGHVTQWDAPGFGPLLYVSSAANHTPGVALRGGVPVCFPWFAKGPDGSHSPSHGFARLSEWAHLSTTEDAQGNLTVTHELTPTQAAAADGIQLFPHPFHATHTAEFTATTLTISLTVVNTGDNDFTFEEALHTYLAVSTITDVSVFGLDGEPFTEDGAAGTQEGPLTFGERIDRIYTSMHPVTLADPGANRTITITKTGSRSTVVWNPGPDLAATMPDIGHGEWERFVCIESGNIGDNAITVKPGQGHTLTAKYEVSPIEPIEM; translated from the coding sequence ATGACGACAGCGCATGACACAAGCCCCGACAACGTCCTCACCCCAGCCGGAACTTTCACCGTCCGCACCTGGGGTGGACACGTCACCCAATGGGACGCTCCCGGCTTTGGGCCACTGCTGTACGTCTCCAGCGCAGCGAACCACACCCCCGGCGTCGCTCTTCGAGGCGGGGTACCGGTCTGCTTCCCATGGTTCGCCAAAGGACCTGACGGCAGTCACTCCCCCTCCCACGGGTTCGCACGACTCAGCGAATGGGCACACCTGTCCACCACTGAAGACGCACAAGGAAACCTCACCGTCACCCACGAACTCACCCCCACCCAAGCAGCCGCCGCAGACGGCATCCAACTTTTCCCCCACCCTTTCCACGCCACCCACACCGCCGAATTCACCGCAACCACACTCACCATCAGCTTGACCGTCGTCAACACCGGAGACAACGACTTCACGTTCGAAGAAGCCCTCCACACCTACCTTGCTGTCTCCACCATCACCGACGTCAGCGTCTTTGGACTCGACGGTGAGCCGTTCACCGAAGACGGCGCCGCTGGCACCCAAGAAGGACCACTCACCTTCGGGGAGCGCATCGACCGGATTTACACCTCCATGCACCCCGTGACCCTCGCTGACCCCGGAGCGAACCGCACCATCACCATCACAAAAACCGGGTCACGCTCCACGGTTGTGTGGAACCCAGGACCGGATCTCGCCGCCACCATGCCTGACATCGGTCACGGCGAATGGGAGCGCTTTGTGTGCATCGAATCAGGAAACATTGGGGACAACGCCATCACCGTCAAACCCGGCCAGGGACACACCCTCACCGCAAAATATGAGGTCTCCCCGATCGAACCAATCGAGATGTGA
- a CDS encoding LacI family DNA-binding transcriptional regulator, protein MTRRKPTIIDVAEHAGVSKSLVSLALRGSTGVKTETRQHILTVAQALGYRSNTWARNLAQGRSGMIGVLLNDIASAYHTDIAQGIDAAASTVGLTAILSHGHRDEETLTARLDHMQDLGADGIIVVSAALNPDHLAAAATRTPIVVVGRPATVPDTVGSVWNNDELGARLAVEHLAGLGHTRIAHLSGSPRPASRARLASFHTTMTELALAEPHQVFHGAHALIHAMTDVATARTAPTAVFASNDRRAAKLHAAALDAGLRIPDDLAIVGYDNTELATLLRPQLTSVDQPRRDMGQRALHTLVDMMGGQPPRRDVVEPRLIARGSTLPGTNTPPATRTTP, encoded by the coding sequence GTGACTCGCCGCAAACCCACGATCATTGACGTCGCGGAACACGCCGGCGTATCCAAATCTCTTGTGTCCCTGGCCCTGCGCGGTTCCACCGGCGTCAAAACCGAAACACGCCAACACATCCTTACCGTTGCCCAGGCACTGGGCTACCGTTCCAACACGTGGGCGCGTAACCTCGCCCAAGGACGCTCCGGAATGATCGGGGTCCTCCTCAACGACATCGCATCCGCCTACCACACGGACATCGCCCAGGGAATAGACGCCGCAGCCTCCACCGTGGGGCTCACCGCGATCCTCAGCCACGGGCACCGCGACGAAGAAACCCTCACCGCCCGCCTTGACCACATGCAAGACCTGGGCGCAGATGGCATCATCGTGGTCTCCGCCGCACTCAACCCCGACCACCTTGCCGCAGCGGCAACCCGCACCCCCATCGTTGTCGTTGGACGTCCCGCCACCGTCCCCGACACGGTGGGGAGCGTGTGGAACAACGACGAACTCGGCGCACGCCTCGCCGTGGAACACCTAGCCGGGTTGGGGCACACCCGTATCGCCCACCTGTCAGGGTCACCACGTCCCGCGTCACGAGCGCGACTCGCGTCGTTTCACACCACGATGACAGAGCTGGCTCTTGCGGAACCGCATCAGGTATTTCATGGTGCTCACGCGCTTATTCATGCCATGACTGATGTGGCCACAGCCCGCACCGCCCCCACTGCCGTGTTCGCGTCCAACGATCGACGTGCGGCAAAGCTTCATGCGGCGGCACTTGACGCAGGGCTGCGGATTCCTGACGATCTGGCCATTGTGGGGTACGACAACACTGAGCTTGCCACCCTCCTTCGCCCCCAATTGACATCTGTGGACCAGCCGCGTCGTGACATGGGGCAACGCGCCCTGCACACCTTGGTGGACATGATGGGTGGGCAACCGCCACGCCGTGACGTGGTGGAGCCGCGGCTGATCGCGCGCGGTTCCACACTGCCGGGAACCAACACGCCACCAGCCACACGGACGACACCGTAG
- a CDS encoding ABC transporter ATP-binding protein codes for MPRPLITVTDLSFRYPGASTDTLRNVNLTINEGDFVAVIGGNGSAKTTLCKTFNGLIPHYWNGEFAGAVHVNGVDTWTSSVAELSAHVGYVYQDFSNQLVRPTVRDEVSFGPVNYGHDDHEERTTDALNALGIAELAHSFVWQLSGGQAHLTALASVLAQRPQVLIVDEPVAELDPERAAIIYERLATLNRELGLTIITIEHHMEFVARYATSVVLMAQGAPLWHLPIDEAITKTDDLAAQGIPAPQPIATVQALGLTGTPRTADAAIDMIRDAHLTVDPQWPGIAHLTDSATTAGSGDTVARAINVTHGYTSVSGTINPVLRDVSVDIHQGDRIALVGGNGAGKSTLMRLLAGIIVPREGTVRLGDTNTRSKSAPHHASYAAYLYQHPELMLLTGSVADDVALFPTQRKHPDTEKLVNRILDRVRLRDVAHRDGRTLSGGQQRRATLAIGLAMRPTVLLLDEPTSSLDVGSRHDVTHMLTELADSIHATVVATHDMQLVAEWANRVLVLNNGTIIADCHPRDLFANPDILTRARITPPDIVTMGAALGVHPIPLSVSELYAAFYGTLPTATHPTTPATTPPQGH; via the coding sequence GTGCCTCGCCCTTTGATTACTGTCACTGACCTGTCGTTTCGCTACCCCGGTGCGTCAACAGACACGTTGCGCAACGTCAACCTCACCATCAACGAAGGTGACTTTGTTGCCGTCATCGGTGGAAATGGGTCCGCGAAAACCACACTGTGTAAAACATTCAATGGGCTCATCCCGCACTACTGGAACGGGGAATTTGCGGGGGCCGTCCACGTCAACGGCGTTGACACGTGGACGTCCTCTGTCGCGGAACTGTCCGCACATGTGGGATACGTCTATCAAGACTTCTCCAACCAGCTTGTGCGCCCCACCGTCCGTGACGAAGTGTCCTTCGGCCCAGTGAACTACGGGCACGACGACCACGAAGAACGAACAACCGATGCGCTCAACGCCTTAGGTATCGCCGAGCTTGCGCACTCCTTCGTGTGGCAGCTGTCAGGTGGGCAAGCCCACCTGACAGCCCTCGCATCGGTTCTTGCGCAACGCCCCCAGGTCCTCATCGTCGATGAACCCGTCGCTGAACTCGACCCGGAACGCGCCGCGATCATTTATGAACGTCTTGCCACACTCAACCGGGAATTGGGCCTGACCATCATCACCATCGAGCACCACATGGAGTTCGTTGCCCGGTACGCCACCTCGGTTGTCCTCATGGCGCAAGGCGCCCCTCTGTGGCATCTGCCCATCGATGAAGCAATCACTAAAACCGACGACCTCGCCGCCCAAGGGATACCCGCCCCTCAACCCATCGCCACCGTCCAGGCCCTCGGCTTAACGGGAACCCCCCGCACCGCTGACGCCGCCATCGACATGATACGGGACGCTCACCTCACCGTCGACCCGCAATGGCCGGGCATCGCCCACCTCACCGACTCAGCGACCACTGCCGGAAGTGGAGACACCGTCGCACGAGCCATCAACGTCACCCACGGGTACACATCAGTGTCTGGGACAATCAACCCCGTTCTTCGTGACGTGAGCGTTGACATCCACCAGGGGGACCGCATCGCCCTCGTTGGTGGAAACGGAGCCGGAAAATCTACTCTTATGCGCCTCCTCGCTGGGATTATCGTCCCGAGAGAAGGGACCGTGAGACTCGGGGACACCAACACTCGCAGCAAATCGGCACCCCACCACGCCAGTTACGCTGCTTACCTGTACCAACATCCCGAACTCATGCTCCTGACCGGGAGCGTCGCCGACGACGTTGCCCTATTTCCCACTCAACGCAAACACCCTGACACGGAGAAGCTCGTCAACCGCATCCTGGACCGGGTGCGCCTCCGCGACGTCGCTCACCGCGACGGTCGCACCCTTTCCGGTGGGCAACAACGCCGCGCCACACTTGCTATTGGCCTTGCTATGCGTCCCACTGTTCTTCTCCTTGATGAGCCCACCTCATCTCTTGATGTCGGGTCACGCCACGACGTCACCCACATGCTCACTGAACTTGCCGATTCCATCCACGCCACTGTCGTTGCCACCCACGACATGCAACTCGTTGCCGAATGGGCTAACCGGGTTCTTGTCCTCAACAACGGCACCATCATTGCTGACTGTCACCCACGCGACTTGTTCGCCAACCCGGACATTCTCACCCGAGCGCGCATCACCCCACCTGACATTGTCACTATGGGTGCCGCACTCGGTGTCCACCCAATCCCGTTAAGCGTCTCTGAGTTGTATGCCGCTTTTTACGGCACACTGCCTACTGCAACGCACCCCACCACGCCAGCAACGACCCCACCCCAAGGACACTGA